The genomic DNA TGATTTCACCATTTAGAAACGTCATTTTAACGTCTAGGTGATGTCCCACGAGTTTTTTGCAGCTAAGGCAAGGAGCAACCGTATGGTTTCAAGGCGTGTGACAGGTGCAAATACCTCCTCAGAGTCTATGCCTTGTTTTCGAACGTATCCTTTGGCCAAAATTCTAGCTTTATGCTTGATAATCTCCCTATTAGCATCCCTTTTGGTTTTATAAACCCACTTAAGATCAATCGCTTTTCTCCCAGGTGGCAACTCTGTCAACCTCCAGGTGTTGTTCTTCTCAACAGAATCTATCTCGAGTTTCATGGCTTTTATCCACTTCTCATCTTGTGCAACCTTTGAATAAGTAATGGGTTCATCAACTCCCAAAATAATCAACTCCTCCTCTGCTAATTTGATGGGTTCTGTCTCAGCATAGATGTCATTTAACGACCGATATTGTCTTGGGTGACTTTCAGACTCAGTACTAGCTCCAGAGTTCGAACTCGCCATTGATTCACTTGCACCTATAATATCACTGTCACTTCTGTTATTTGTCTGTGGTGTACTAAAACCTTCGTTATCTTCTATTACTTCATCTCCAGATGCCATATTAGAACCAACCACCATGAAGTTGTTCGTCTGAGTCACCTGTGCAATCTTTTCTCTGCTCCAATCCCACGACTTATCTTCTTCAAATACCAGGTCATGAGTAACATTTAATGACTTGCTCGTTGGATCATAAACTCGATGAGCTTTCGTATTTGATTCCTTGTCAAGATAAATGACTTCTTTGCTCCTTGAATCCAACTTTCCCAAGTTCACATTTGGCACTCTCATATGTGCCAAACACCTAAAGATACGCAAGTGATCCAACTGTGGTTTAGCTCCACACCATGCTTCATACGGAGTGACTCTCGTGACATCACGAGTAGGAAATCTATTCCACAAATATATGGCATGTCAAATGGCCTCTCCTCAGAAATGAAGTGGTAATATATTCAACAGGCTACGAGCCATCTCAATCATCGTACAGTTCCTTCATTCAatcacaccattttgttgtggtgaaTAAAGAGCCGTAAACTGACGTTTTATCTCTGCTTCCTCACAGTACTGAATGAATTCTTTCGAACAAAATTCTCCACCTCCGTCTGTTCTGAAATTACCAATTTTCTTTTCTGGATTACTTTCAACCAAAGCTTGAAACTTTTTAAAAACGTCAAATGTATCACTTTTGTTTTTCAATTGATATGCCTACATGACTCGAGTGAAATCATCAATAATAAGAAAGATATACCTGTTTCCTCTAGAGGTAGACGGAGTTATTGGGCCATAGAGATCTCCGTGAATCAATTCCAGTGCTTTGGTTGGATGATGCTCAGTCTGTTGAGGGAAGCCCTTCCTCGTTTGTTTTGACATCAACACCCCTAATAAACTTCCTTGTGAGACACAATTTTCGGTAACCCATACACCATTTTCGTATCAGCCATCATCGTGAGAGCCTTAAAGTTTATGTGCCACATCCTAGCATGCCATAACCGGTTTTTGTCCCCATAGTCAATAAACAATTCTGTTTGCCAGATTGTAGGTTGATTGTGTATGTCCCATTTCTTGATCATTTCACCCTCATCAATAATTCACCTTTGTTGTCACGAACTCAAAGGCAGTCTCCACTTAGCATGACTTTGTGTCCTTCCTCTGCAAGCTATCCCGAGCTTATTATATTACTTCGTAGTGTAGGGATGTAGTACACATCCTTTAGTACTCTGCTTTCACCGTTGTTGCATTGAAGTGTTATTGATCCCTTCCCCTGTATTTGAACCACCAAGTTGTCTCTAAATTTTACTTTACCTGTCACATTCTCATCCAATGCATCGAATTTCCCTCGTTGTCCCGAAATATGACTACTAGCACCATTGTTGAGCTACCGAAGATTGGATACTTCTGATTTACCATGCTTCTCTGAATTAAGTATGGGTGTTATCCCCTCTTCATTGATGAACATCACTTTTTCATCCTTTCCATCGTTATACTTCATCATTAGCAATGTAGGTTCTTCATCTGGCACTTGTGCAATGAGTGCTTCCTCCTTCATTTCTCTGTCTTTTCTGGGCTTCTTGCACTCGACAACAAAATGGCCATAGGCACTGTAATTAAAGCATCTTACTTTGCTCTTGTCCTTAACCCACTTCATGTCTCTTTCTCGAGATCATTGTCCTTCGTTTCTACTCAACCATTTCAGCCACTCCTCCCTGGTTAGTAGTAACTTGCGATCCTCCTTCTCTCTCTTGTTCCACTCTTCTTCAATAAGAAGTAGCTGTTATCCACCACTTTCATTTTTTCCTCGCAAACGTTCCTCGTGTGCCTTTAAAGAGCCAACAGTTTCCTCAACTATCATGGTTTTAACATTCCCAAACTGTTCTATAGTTGAAGCGATCTGAAGGAATTTTCCAATTATAGCCCGTAATAATTTTTTGACAACGTAAGCATCAGCAACACTCTCCCTAGGAGCATGAATATTATCTACCAATCCATTTAGTTTCAGAAAAAAATCATCCAGAGTCAGTGTCTTTCATGTTCATTGATTCGAACTCGGCTTTAAGAGTTTGAATCCTTGCTTGCTTTACACGCTCGACTCCTTGGCACAGCATTTTCGCGGCTTCCCAAGCCTCCTTGGCGGTCTTCTTTTCCGCTAGTGTCAACAAGATGTCCTCAGGGACACTCTGATAAATTGCTGCCATTATTGTCTTATCCGTCTTGTCTGCAACTGTTCCTTTTGACTCCTCTGGATCAATAGCCACCCAAACACCATGGGCTTGCATGTTCACTCTCATCTTCATAGCCCACACTGTGTAGTTCATACGGGTCAGCATGGGATAACTCAGACTTATCATACCATCCTTGTGTTTACCTGAATCTGTAGATGACATCCTGGGCATAAACTTGGACATACAGGAGGTCaccaaagctctgataccagaatGTTATGAATACGTGAATACAGTTCAATCAAACTTGTTAGAGTTTAATGAAATAACTGGGAAAATACACAATGTATGCTAAGTGTTAACTTTAATATATGACtgctacatatatatatatatataggaaagCATAAACAGAAACAAATGACTTAGCTACAAACTAGGAGAACATGGAAACTAACTTCCTATTACAACTCATTGTTCAAACGTAACTGATAGAAAGCTAAAAAGACTCCACGAATACATTGACTACATCCAACACATGGACTCTAGAGTTGCAAATCGACCCAACCTACAAGGACAAACAAACAGCAAAGCCCATAAACTCAGATTAAAGCCCAACAAAACACATGGGTAACATAGGCGCCTAAACAAAAAATTTGCTCAACATATACTTCTTACATTGTAGCATCTTTATAATATACCTAAGTGATGTTGGCGTCTCATCGGTATACAACATTATCCTAGGGATTTGGAGGGCATTTTGGCCTGTGATAACCGAATACAGGTATTTTGGTAACAATCTTTTGAATGACATTCGAGTACATGTATAGTTCGGTAACAAATCTTCTGGAAGATTGATTTATCGTCATGAGACATAACACCACTGACCAAACGCTACAAGGTAAGGAGTAATTTTAACATTTTTTGTTCAAGTATAGAAAGAGAGATATGCTTTTAGCAATAATTTGTTACGCAAGACACACCTATGTTAACCACTTGTTTCGGCACACATGAGTTGCATCTAAGAGTTTGCTTGACACTTCTGATTCACAACTGTCGAAGGATTAATATGGAATATACTTCACTCACTTCTGAGTCATCAATAAATAGGGCATTTTGAATGTGTTTCGTCAATTGAGTTGAGAAATCAAGATCTTAAGAAAAATGCTTTGATGAGATATGAGcatttaatttataatattttacaGATGTGAAAATTCAGGATCATATTTGTGCTGAAAATAGGGGTTTCCGAGAGGGATCATATTTGTGTGGAAGCAAAAGAGGCACATCATTTGTTTTTTTAATGTATTACATATTACAAAATCAAGCAATAATACGTATTGCTTATCCAAAGTTTGATGTCTGTGCGAATTTTGGAAGTCAATTATGTTCATCAACAATTattttgttattttattattttactCATTCATGGATAATTTTAATGATTTCTTAGACCAATCAATATCCACGTCCCTTACACACACATAATACGCTTCTTCATTACTGTGGATCTCATGGCTTTGTTTGTTTATCTCTGGTACTTGTGTGAATTTGTATCACAATATAGTACAATTGCAACAACTAGATCACATGTTCTAATATGAAAGTATAATTCAATAAATAGATTAGTGATCAACTACGGCCGAATTTTTTTGGTTAAAGTTAGAATTTATATAGGAACGCATTATATGTGAAACGTGATAAATATATGAATATCAGTTACGTGCACAAAAAAAATGATCAAGTAATTTATAGAAATACTAGCTCTAAAAACAAATTGGGTATTGTTTCAATTTGTTAATTCGGTAATACATATATTAAATATCCGTCCCCTACTATTTTATCGTGCATTAAGTTGGGGTATTCATGTAAACAATCATCTTACTTTTTTAGAATAAAGGCATGTCTGCATAGTCTGCATAAATTTTACATTCCTGCTCTAAGCCAGATATATTTGGTATGTATGAATTGGTTTTGCTTAGAAAAAAGTATATTAATTAGTGATATATAAGTGTTTATCATATATACGATACCCACAATAAGGTATTAGGTAGTTGAATTGAATTTTGCGTCATTGGATAAATCGGACAAGGCTCCATCAAATATAAGTTGGCCATTAAATAATTGAATTTATTAAATTGAATTTAGAGAGTACTTTATTGTTAAAATAGAGAAAAAGAACACAACGAAATTTAAATCATTGAATAAAtgatatataatggattggctAAAATGATTTTACTTTTATCAGACACATTAAAATTTCCAGGTTTCCTTAATTAGACAGATTAGTATTATGCAAACAAGAGCTTATGATAGGCTGGCAAAAGACAGCAGTAACATAATGACTACTCTAGCACTCACCCCGACCACATATTCCTCTATTAGGTGCCGCCTATTTCTAGAAAACGATAAATTTTGAAACGCAGAATCGATATACAAGATAAAACAGATGTAcgtgttggacaaacttagtattttagactaagttgtgaatcattttaagactctatatgagtgagacacattatgtgttagtggtgtgtatttattggaacgtattcttctcttcgagaggattccaacgcatattaacacgctcaaaatgagtaaaaggtgaatgagaactgatgttccaaaattttaccttttaatatgaaaagtggttttgtaccacatcgagagtagcacaaacctattccttagtttttcttataaataccatgtaccacatcgaaaataAAAAgaagtcctttcaagcctctctttataaatagagtcttagggcaccagttttattaagtcaaggaaataagagtcatctctttcattcttggtctctttagtcttaaattttttcaatattccggtgatagttctcgggctcagttcaagttcgctgagagtatattcgatctatcgattatactagtatctcgttttatcctgggaagcaggtcgctaaacacggatggtgcgggacgaaactgctttaaggagacagttttctggactcgagattaaatccaatctctgtttgttttctcaaacccttctcctaatttaattgttaattcttatatgcttatgtgatttaagaattagcaatgttcttatgaattagttatatattcaatatatatataaaaatgtCTTTAAtgtacaagattgataacaatcttaaagcagatttcttcaattttcatactttcttgtgagtagacgcaaaagtcaatttgattgtttaaattggatttatttatgggtatatgagtggccattatttgcctcattaattaaattaaatttagtgcattaatttctttgatcacttgttgccatgtgcttgaaattaatataaatttgattttaagtggtgttttgtttaagcataacaggtacgaggcaaaagtaagcacaaagttgttggataattggtttcttataaggctattgatgctttaatggttattgatttatgatcaacttatattcaagtggacatatttggtgacatctctctcgggttgatcattataaattggtagattaaacccaaatttataattcgtccatgttttcgctattgatggatagcttattatgttttggtaacatggtgattgatttcttaattctgaattgattttggaattattagtacactgatacaagaatcgtatatgttatagtttacatgcgtgtttgcaagttcataacatgatattgctatgcaattaaatgatatggctacataaatgtgacccttcatgatggaacttgattatttggtgattaattttttaatcattgttgagtgatgataaggcatcaattattattgtttaatctttaataatggagttatatcacaaatttgtaatactggatagaatgcagtaacatgtttgttgttaaataatgtgatgaggtgggcagctgaagtgaaccagatttacaattgctcaggattctccacattaaaaaacctaatgggcctggagtacaggttatgggtcggcacataaattatatttttctggttggatttttcctccagttaaatagtaatttcacgtgttggtgtcggtctgctgcggcagtgacacacgagcctattatagtgatccatATGATACTTAATACGGCGAATATTGATCTCAATAGTTACGCTGAACTTCGGAGAGAATCCGAAAAGTTGTTAACCCTAACAcatcagttgatcaaggatcactgaatgtggggttattgaagatttatattcttccttgggccttttatggttgtaccagtaggtgagccagaaatgtaggttcgtgtgaaccatgtaaatattttagagaaattcggtaattgaatttttaatgataagaaccacgggaagttctttaaacatgatattaaaatcttataggttttaatgaatgacgtaaaacctgctcagatgagaggtagtgacacgatacgtgtttactgtctggtttgatagtaaaacatttatcactcgtactcgtagtcgagtcaatattgaagctaaatagagagatgtgtgctctataaactcaagggcaaatccaacttaatacagataattaagatggtagtgaataaatttgatgatgaataatcaccgggcaaattctgtttgcaacgtgaatattcatgaggtcgttgcaccttactcgcattaaataaatggagtaaatgcaggcttgagttgcgctctgagagagatgcaaaacgattgtgatcagctcagactatcactgaatttgaggatattagttacgaagggctaatcgttccttaaacatgataccacagaaggaaataattaaatttcctattagttttggaatattttctgacattctgtaaaatattaaaattgtggggtatctaaaatagaaaattattgaattttctatgaatagtggaatgtaatgaaacattcttgaaaataattgaaatgtgggggtatctcaaaacttgataccaatacctcTGTTGGCAGCATGAGATCCATaatcaattgagatattttggatggatacatagacaatggttgagtctaataatatccgatatatgaatctaatttttgagattcgtaagaatactattacagagtttaggaatgcttatgcgataagctagtagatcctagtagatttgtaattaaaagtcatctaaatgaacttacgagttattggatgaatgtgaggatgaacctgcagagagcaaaagacttggataattgctagtcccgaatgtcttgataatttgcttgaaggtgaactcgtaaatttaatggaagcaatgcgcttctcgtataatttcttgataagtgaatatatcaagagaaaatttgactattactgagagtcaataaatcaagattttctagcacgtgtactagaaaatggattgtgcatgttctctctatgtcctttgtgggggaaaggatgttaagaaatagagagagtggttctgtttgacagaatcttgtttaaaaaatatatagatcttcttacgagatagaagcattaggacccaaatgaatttttaaattggaaaaatatatctgggtctgaaggaagtataaggtcagactgatacaaaaatattacagtcgaaagtgatgacctgatataatttatgaaatattctcgagttttgagaataaggttcattaagatgatactaaaattatcgtattgtgaaatttaaaagtgcatcaatgaacattgagatggtctttctaaatagatatttggagaaatatctatttacgtgaacccgagggttgctctagataaagcaagagtagaaaatctgtattttcggtgatcatgttgagtgaaacaacattgacacgaaataatggcatattaaatttgaAATTGCTATGATAATCGAtggcttcaaataaatgacatggttgccattttgaggacgctcaaaaattggttgctatgtgaataaggattgctagtttaaggacgcttaaactaggtaatgatgcaaactgaaattgctggtttttgggacgctaaaagctggtaatatcaataacaagtgaagccttaagtaataactagtaaagttatttcataaatatgaaatatgtcaatatgagatgtcaaactgattcaaaatcagagaattgacaagtgtgcatgtgttatttacacatgatatgcaagtcataattgattgcatgtgagtgatctgatcattacgagaagtaatgacaagaggatcatctctgaaaatcttgatgagattgaaaagttttatttgaagattacaatcttcgtgactttaaaagttttagatgatacatgtcacatgt from Apium graveolens cultivar Ventura chromosome 5, ASM990537v1, whole genome shotgun sequence includes the following:
- the LOC141659724 gene encoding uncharacterized protein LOC141659724 — protein: MRVPNVNLGKLDSRSKEVIYLDKESNTKAHRVYDPTSKSLNVTHDLVFEEDKSWDWSREKIAQVTQTNNFMVVGSNMASGDEVIEDNEGFSTPQTNNRSDSDIIGASESMASSNSGASTESESHPRQYRSLNDIYAETEPIKLAEEELIILGVDEPITYSKVAQDEKWIKAMKLEIDSVEKNNTWRLTELPPGRKAIDLKWVYKTKRDANREIIKHKARILAKGYVRKQGIDSEEVFAPVTRLETIRLLLALAAKNSWDIT